One Azospirillum brasilense DNA segment encodes these proteins:
- a CDS encoding alpha/beta fold hydrolase translates to MAQHLAVEVHGAGDPVILVHGLGGTSNVFTPQVGALSRFFQCVRFDLPGSGRSAINDDVSISGFVDAVVAVLDGCGIERAHVVGHSLGTVVCQHLAVRQPERVRSLALIGPLHAPPEAARPALRDRAAKARAEGMVGIADAVVQGGTSANTKANRPEVAAFVREILMRQDPEGYARTCEALAAAEPADVARIACPTLLITGDEDGTAPPPAVRALASKIPGSNLRILDRCGHWTTFERPATVNEALVNFLFSVA, encoded by the coding sequence ATGGCACAGCATCTGGCTGTCGAGGTTCACGGCGCGGGCGACCCGGTGATCCTGGTCCATGGCCTGGGCGGCACCTCGAACGTGTTCACCCCGCAGGTCGGCGCGTTGTCGCGGTTCTTCCAATGCGTGCGCTTCGACCTTCCCGGTTCCGGGCGAAGCGCCATCAACGACGACGTCTCGATTTCCGGCTTCGTCGATGCGGTCGTGGCGGTTCTCGACGGCTGCGGCATCGAGCGCGCCCATGTGGTCGGCCATTCGCTCGGCACCGTCGTGTGCCAGCATCTCGCCGTCCGCCAGCCGGAGCGGGTGCGCAGCTTGGCGTTGATCGGGCCGCTTCACGCGCCGCCCGAGGCCGCCCGTCCGGCTCTCCGCGACCGCGCCGCCAAGGCGCGCGCCGAAGGCATGGTCGGGATCGCCGATGCGGTCGTTCAGGGCGGCACCTCGGCCAATACCAAGGCCAACCGGCCGGAAGTGGCGGCGTTCGTGCGCGAGATCCTGATGCGCCAGGATCCGGAAGGCTATGCCCGCACCTGCGAGGCTTTGGCCGCCGCCGAGCCCGCCGACGTGGCGCGGATCGCCTGCCCGACGCTGCTCATCACGGGCGACGAGGACGGCACGGCGCCACCCCCGGCCGTGCGGGCCCTGGCGTCGAAGATCCCGGGATCGAACCTGCGCATTCTCGATCGCTGCGGCCATTGGACGACGTTCGAGCGTCCGGCGACGGTCAACGAAGCGCTGGTTAACTTCCTGTTCTCCGTCGCCTGA
- a CDS encoding succinylglutamate desuccinylase/aspartoacylase domain-containing protein — translation MHTGLYHALDFAADGKSLDFLSIPFSVDRSPYYQVKVPVCRVRNGAGPRVLLMAGNHGDEYEGELLLGRLFRRLDPARIRGEVTILPATNAPAVMAARRRSPLDEGNLNRAFPGDPAGAPTFRLAHFLEHELFPRHDVVFDLHSGGTSMAHLPCALIERQGTPDRLGRALELMQALGMPYGFVAENGATAPTSMAAAARAGVIGISGEFGGGGTVTPETMAYTARAIDNLLIAVGLTDAPVLSLAGAAPAPMQLPMQLLQLDSHRQAIYALRRGWFEPAVDIGARVAAGDLAGWFHDLTRLDQPEEELRFQEAGIVISRRLHSDSEAGDCLIQVARPVEEAGILARAA, via the coding sequence ATGCACACTGGCCTCTACCACGCGCTCGATTTCGCCGCCGACGGCAAGTCGCTGGATTTCCTCAGCATCCCGTTCTCGGTGGACCGCTCCCCCTACTATCAGGTGAAGGTCCCGGTCTGCCGCGTGCGCAACGGGGCTGGGCCGCGCGTGCTGCTGATGGCGGGCAACCATGGCGACGAGTACGAAGGCGAATTGCTGCTGGGCCGCCTGTTCCGCCGGCTCGACCCCGCGCGCATCCGCGGCGAGGTGACGATCCTACCGGCCACCAACGCGCCGGCCGTGATGGCGGCGCGGCGCCGCTCGCCGCTGGACGAGGGCAACCTCAACCGCGCCTTTCCCGGCGACCCCGCCGGAGCGCCGACCTTCCGGCTGGCGCATTTCCTCGAGCACGAGCTGTTTCCGCGCCATGACGTGGTGTTCGACCTCCATTCCGGCGGCACCTCCATGGCCCACCTGCCGTGCGCCCTGATCGAGCGGCAAGGCACGCCCGATCGGCTCGGCCGCGCCCTGGAGCTGATGCAGGCGCTGGGTATGCCCTACGGCTTCGTGGCGGAAAACGGCGCCACGGCCCCGACGTCGATGGCGGCCGCGGCGCGGGCCGGCGTCATCGGCATCAGCGGCGAGTTCGGCGGCGGCGGCACGGTGACGCCGGAGACCATGGCCTATACCGCCCGCGCGATCGACAACCTGCTGATCGCCGTCGGGTTGACCGATGCGCCGGTGCTCTCGCTCGCCGGGGCCGCCCCTGCCCCCATGCAATTGCCCATGCAACTGCTTCAGCTTGACAGCCACCGGCAGGCGATTTACGCGCTGCGGCGCGGCTGGTTCGAACCGGCGGTCGACATCGGGGCGCGGGTCGCCGCCGGTGACCTCGCCGGCTGGTTCCACGACCTGACGCGGCTCGACCAGCCGGAGGAGGAACTGCGCTTCCAGGAGGCGGGCATCGTCATCTCGCGGCGCCTGCACAGCGACAGCGAGGCCGGCGACTGCCTGATCCAGGTGGCGCGTCCGGTTGAGGAGGCGGGCATCCTGGCGCGCGCGGCCTGA
- a CDS encoding HpcH/HpaI aldolase/citrate lyase family protein yields the protein MDDLGWRSVLFVPASRPDRFDKALAAGADAVCVDLEDAVAPAHKQDARAAAMRFLAEGGGGRGPDRVIRINTPRSVAGMRDALALIEAHPSGGAVVVPKIDSPEEVCWIDQLLTEAGLDLRLVAQIETLRGIDQAAAITAASRRVSAVMFGGLDLAAELGVPASWDGLLYGRSRVVHAAAQAGIPAIDMPFVDVRDAKGCRTEAQRALSLGFTAKMAIHPAQVPTINEAYTPTPDEVADAERIVAAWKDAPDGVIQVDGKMVERPIVLAMRRTLARARAPGRASTSTRHGDVA from the coding sequence ATGGACGATCTCGGCTGGCGTAGCGTGCTGTTTGTCCCGGCATCGCGGCCCGACCGCTTCGACAAGGCGCTCGCCGCCGGCGCCGACGCGGTCTGCGTGGATCTGGAGGACGCCGTGGCGCCGGCTCACAAGCAGGATGCCCGTGCCGCGGCCATGCGCTTCCTGGCGGAAGGCGGCGGTGGTCGCGGTCCCGACCGCGTGATACGCATCAACACGCCGCGCAGCGTGGCGGGGATGCGCGACGCGCTCGCCCTCATCGAGGCGCACCCCTCGGGTGGCGCCGTGGTCGTTCCCAAGATCGACTCGCCCGAGGAGGTCTGCTGGATCGATCAGTTGCTGACCGAGGCCGGGCTCGATCTTCGCCTGGTGGCCCAGATCGAGACGTTGCGCGGGATCGATCAGGCCGCCGCCATCACGGCCGCGTCCCGCCGGGTAAGCGCCGTCATGTTCGGAGGCTTGGATCTGGCGGCGGAACTCGGCGTCCCGGCGTCCTGGGATGGGCTTCTGTACGGTCGATCGCGGGTCGTCCATGCCGCCGCGCAGGCCGGCATCCCGGCCATCGACATGCCCTTCGTCGATGTGCGCGACGCCAAGGGCTGCCGCACCGAGGCGCAACGCGCCCTGTCTCTGGGCTTCACCGCGAAGATGGCCATCCATCCGGCCCAGGTTCCGACCATCAACGAAGCCTACACACCGACACCGGACGAGGTCGCCGACGCCGAGCGGATCGTCGCGGCCTGGAAGGACGCTCCGGACGGCGTCATTCAAGTCGACGGGAAAATGGTCGAGCGTCCGATCGTGCTCGCGATGCGGCGCACGCTGGCCCGCGCGCGGGCTCCCGGACGCGCATCCACATCGACGCGGCATGGTGATGTCGCCTGA
- a CDS encoding fumarylacetoacetate hydrolase family protein: MRFVTFQHDGRRKVGVIDPDTQRVWPIESVLGQPVRDMLDLIRRYDAAKGEMTLGSVGIPLADVRVDAPIPRPDRNIFCVGKNYHDHAHEFTRSGFDAGSKVAADAIPEAPIFFTKPPETVIANGDPIRYPHGVSDSLDYEAELGVVIGKGGRGITKAEAYDHVFGYVIINDMTARDWQSRHKQWFLGKSFDTFCPMGPWLATADEVDAANLALRCWVNDELRQNANTRDLIFDIPTMIETLSAGITLYPGDIIATGTPAGVGIGFNPPKFLKPGDRVTIEIDGLGRLSNMLD; encoded by the coding sequence ATGAGATTCGTCACCTTCCAACATGATGGACGCCGCAAGGTCGGGGTGATCGATCCGGACACGCAGCGGGTTTGGCCGATCGAATCCGTTCTCGGCCAACCGGTCCGTGACATGCTCGATCTCATCCGCCGTTACGACGCGGCCAAGGGCGAGATGACGCTTGGTTCCGTGGGGATTCCGCTGGCCGACGTCCGTGTCGACGCGCCGATCCCGCGTCCCGACCGCAACATTTTCTGCGTCGGCAAGAACTACCACGACCACGCCCACGAGTTTACCCGCAGCGGATTCGATGCCGGGTCGAAGGTGGCGGCCGACGCGATCCCGGAAGCGCCGATCTTCTTCACGAAGCCGCCGGAGACGGTGATCGCCAATGGTGATCCAATCCGTTACCCGCATGGCGTCAGCGACAGCCTCGACTATGAGGCCGAACTGGGCGTGGTCATCGGCAAGGGTGGCCGCGGGATCACCAAAGCCGAAGCCTACGACCATGTCTTCGGTTACGTCATCATCAACGACATGACGGCGCGTGACTGGCAGTCGCGCCATAAGCAGTGGTTCCTGGGCAAGAGCTTCGACACCTTCTGCCCGATGGGACCATGGCTGGCGACGGCCGACGAGGTCGACGCGGCCAACCTGGCGCTGCGTTGCTGGGTGAACGACGAACTCCGCCAGAACGCCAACACGCGCGATCTGATCTTCGACATTCCGACCATGATCGAGACCCTGTCGGCCGGAATCACGCTGTACCCCGGTGACATCATCGCCACCGGCACGCCGGCCGGGGTCGGCATCGGCTTCAACCCGCCGAAGTTCCTGAAGCCGGGCGACCGCGTGACGATCGAGATCGACGGGCTCGGCCGGCTCAGCAACATGCTCGACTGA
- a CDS encoding RidA family protein has translation MITRFQVGSRMSQAVVCQGMVHIAGQVANNRTGSIREQTRDVLAKIDALLEEAGTDKSKLVAVNVFLPHITDFDAMNEVYDAWIDPANPPARACTEARLADPDLRVEMTALAAL, from the coding sequence ATGATCACGAGGTTCCAGGTCGGTTCGCGCATGAGCCAGGCCGTCGTCTGCCAGGGCATGGTCCACATCGCGGGTCAGGTCGCCAACAACCGCACCGGCTCGATCCGGGAGCAGACCCGGGACGTGCTGGCGAAGATCGACGCCCTGTTGGAGGAGGCCGGCACCGACAAGTCCAAGCTGGTCGCCGTCAACGTCTTCCTGCCGCACATCACCGACTTCGACGCCATGAACGAAGTCTATGACGCCTGGATCGACCCCGCCAACCCACCGGCCCGCGCATGCACCGAGGCGCGGCTGGCCGATCCGGACCTGCGGGTCGAGATGACGGCCCTCGCCGCCCTCTGA
- a CDS encoding arylsulfatase — protein sequence MVMSPDGLAVGVGRPARADFEIRKRGEEAMRRSASFRASFRARLALGAIVAATASAVLACPSMAADVRTGAGPSGGDKRPNILLILADDLGYSDIGAFGGEIQTPNLDALARSGLQLTNFHVSPACSPTRAMLMAGTDNHVAGLGTMAELPTPEQKGKAGYEGTLGTNVVPFPELLRDAGYHTYMAGKWHLGMTEELSPPARGFDQSYAMLQGGAGFFDQTGNAPPPDGKGTTKARYRENGKPVELPKIDYTTNFYTDKVIEYIGSNKADGKPFFAYAAYTAPHFPLQAPDHLIEKYKDTYKAGYEVIRNERFKRMQAAGLIPATMTSSEPPAPWPKWDQLSQQQKDVEARRMAVYAAMVDSLDQNIGRLVSYLKEIGEFDNTVIVFLSDNGAEGNDILDLVPAAWVEETFDNSLENIGRPGSYVGYGPGWGHVSAAPFRLFKAFPTEGGVRSPTIISYPKLAHRGKIDGQIASVMDLAPTFLEAAGVKHPGNSYKGRTVHPMQGTSLWPYLNGRSDRAHPKDYALGMELFGRASVKKGDWKLVWVNQPWGTGGWELFNLADDPGETRNLVDARPEKAKEMMASWDEYREKNGVIFDEKIAGQLQYSNGTRYYQELEW from the coding sequence ATGGTGATGTCGCCTGACGGCCTTGCGGTTGGCGTGGGCCGGCCTGCAAGGGCGGACTTTGAAATCAGAAAGAGGGGGGAAGAGGCAATGCGCAGATCCGCATCATTCCGGGCATCATTCCGGGCGAGGCTGGCGCTGGGAGCCATCGTGGCGGCGACCGCCAGCGCCGTTCTGGCGTGCCCATCCATGGCGGCGGACGTCCGGACGGGTGCCGGCCCGTCGGGGGGCGACAAGCGTCCCAACATCCTGCTGATCCTTGCCGACGATCTGGGCTATTCGGACATCGGTGCGTTCGGCGGCGAGATCCAGACGCCCAATCTCGACGCCCTGGCGCGCTCCGGTCTCCAACTGACCAACTTCCATGTGTCGCCGGCCTGCTCGCCGACGCGGGCCATGCTGATGGCCGGCACCGACAATCATGTGGCCGGGCTGGGGACGATGGCGGAACTGCCGACGCCCGAGCAGAAAGGAAAGGCGGGCTACGAGGGCACCCTCGGCACCAACGTTGTCCCGTTCCCGGAACTGCTGCGCGACGCGGGCTACCACACCTACATGGCCGGGAAATGGCACCTGGGCATGACGGAAGAACTCAGCCCTCCGGCGCGCGGCTTCGATCAGTCCTACGCCATGCTCCAGGGCGGGGCGGGGTTCTTCGACCAGACCGGCAACGCGCCGCCGCCCGACGGCAAGGGCACGACGAAGGCGCGCTACCGCGAGAACGGCAAGCCGGTTGAACTGCCGAAGATCGACTACACGACGAATTTCTACACGGACAAGGTCATCGAATACATCGGCAGCAACAAGGCCGATGGAAAGCCCTTCTTTGCCTATGCGGCGTACACGGCGCCGCACTTCCCCCTGCAGGCGCCCGACCACCTCATCGAGAAGTACAAGGACACGTACAAGGCGGGATACGAGGTCATTCGGAACGAGCGCTTCAAGCGCATGCAGGCAGCAGGGCTGATTCCGGCAACCATGACGTCGTCCGAGCCGCCCGCGCCCTGGCCGAAATGGGACCAGCTTTCCCAGCAGCAGAAGGATGTCGAAGCGCGCCGGATGGCGGTATACGCGGCCATGGTCGATTCCCTGGACCAGAATATCGGCAGGCTGGTGTCCTACCTGAAGGAGATCGGCGAGTTCGACAACACCGTCATCGTCTTCCTGTCCGACAATGGCGCCGAGGGGAACGACATTCTGGACCTCGTCCCCGCCGCGTGGGTCGAGGAAACCTTCGACAACAGCCTGGAGAACATCGGGCGTCCGGGCTCCTACGTCGGCTATGGGCCGGGGTGGGGCCATGTGAGCGCCGCCCCCTTCCGCCTTTTCAAGGCGTTCCCGACCGAGGGCGGCGTGCGTTCGCCGACCATCATTTCGTACCCCAAGCTGGCGCATCGCGGAAAGATCGACGGCCAGATCGCCTCGGTGATGGATCTGGCGCCGACCTTTCTTGAGGCCGCCGGGGTCAAGCACCCTGGAAACAGCTACAAGGGGCGCACCGTCCATCCCATGCAGGGAACTTCCCTCTGGCCCTATCTGAACGGCCGGTCCGATCGCGCCCATCCGAAGGACTACGCGTTGGGAATGGAGTTGTTCGGGCGTGCCTCCGTCAAGAAGGGCGACTGGAAGCTGGTTTGGGTGAATCAGCCCTGGGGAACCGGCGGGTGGGAACTGTTCAATCTTGCCGATGATCCCGGCGAGACCCGCAACCTCGTCGATGCCCGACCGGAAAAGGCCAAGGAAATGATGGCCTCCTGGGATGAGTACCGGGAGAAGAACGGTGTGATCTTCGATGAGAAGATCGCCGGCCAGCTTCAGTACAGCAATGGCACGCGCTACTACCAGGAACTTGAGTGGTAA
- a CDS encoding transporter substrate-binding domain-containing protein yields the protein MRLFRTLAAAVAVCATVALSSAALPSAAKADALQNVLSAGKLRVGVLLDAAPWGFKDAKGEAAGLDIDLAKLMAADMGVKLDLVQVTGANRIPSLLANKVDVLIAAAGATPERAQQVTFSQPYAAVNLGVYGPKAMATATDPAELKGHSIGVAKGSTLDIWLTDNAPGAKLVRFEDTPGAIAAYLAGQVETFAENSAIALKVSEDNPGKDVELKFLIRQSPAHVAVRHGEQDMVNWINTFLFYNRLNGKLSALQMKWFKEKQTLPQM from the coding sequence GTGAGACTCTTCCGGACCCTTGCCGCCGCCGTGGCGGTCTGCGCCACCGTCGCCCTGTCCTCCGCCGCCCTGCCCTCCGCCGCGAAGGCGGATGCCCTGCAGAACGTCCTGTCGGCGGGCAAGCTGCGCGTCGGCGTGCTGCTGGACGCCGCCCCCTGGGGCTTCAAGGACGCCAAGGGCGAGGCCGCCGGCCTCGACATCGACCTTGCCAAGCTGATGGCCGCCGACATGGGCGTGAAACTGGATCTGGTCCAGGTGACCGGCGCCAACCGCATCCCCAGCCTGCTCGCCAACAAGGTGGACGTGCTGATCGCCGCCGCCGGCGCGACGCCGGAGCGCGCCCAGCAGGTGACCTTCTCCCAGCCCTATGCCGCGGTCAATCTCGGCGTCTACGGGCCGAAGGCGATGGCCACCGCCACCGATCCGGCCGAGCTGAAGGGCCATAGCATCGGCGTCGCCAAGGGCTCGACGCTCGACATCTGGCTGACCGACAACGCCCCCGGCGCCAAGCTGGTCCGTTTCGAGGACACCCCCGGCGCCATCGCCGCCTATCTGGCCGGCCAGGTCGAGACCTTCGCCGAGAACAGCGCCATCGCGCTGAAGGTCTCCGAGGACAATCCCGGTAAGGATGTCGAGCTGAAGTTCCTTATCCGCCAGTCGCCGGCCCATGTGGCCGTCCGCCACGGCGAACAGGATATGGTCAACTGGATCAACACCTTCCTGTTCTACAACCGCCTGAACGGCAAGCTGAGCGCCCTTCAGATGAAGTGGTTCAAGGAAAAGCAGACGCTTCCGCAGATGTAA
- a CDS encoding FadR/GntR family transcriptional regulator yields the protein MTITAHNWSRRKCVWSIFSKPVVGIRALATLKLRLRGGCGRAILDEEWSKNAGGTGMDALNLRDRAASGASAVVALIEQGIADGTWGPGTKLPTERELEKRFNVSRNTLRKSLRVLEEQGKIVRHVGRGSFVTSEAAVKATAGDQSLTSRIIGASPAEVMELRLMVEPQAAELAAGRATAADLHRMEECLAHAERAQDIPEFEHWDGMLHVAIIGAAKNGLLADVYDAINAIRNQPEWARLKVRSLTPARRAVYEEQHRRIVSALKDRDGDQARAALQEHLLQVRTNLLGS from the coding sequence ATGACGATCACGGCTCATAATTGGTCAAGAAGAAAATGCGTCTGGTCCATTTTTTCTAAACCGGTTGTCGGGATCCGTGCGCTGGCAACCCTAAAATTGAGATTGCGCGGCGGCTGCGGACGCGCCATATTGGATGAAGAATGGAGCAAAAATGCTGGTGGAACGGGTATGGACGCGCTGAATCTCAGGGATCGGGCTGCTTCCGGAGCGAGCGCGGTTGTTGCGTTGATCGAACAAGGCATTGCCGACGGAACCTGGGGTCCGGGCACCAAGCTGCCGACCGAGCGTGAATTGGAGAAGCGCTTCAACGTTTCCCGCAACACGCTGCGCAAGAGCCTTCGCGTGCTTGAGGAGCAGGGCAAGATCGTCCGCCATGTGGGCCGGGGCTCGTTCGTCACGTCGGAGGCGGCGGTGAAGGCCACGGCCGGGGACCAAAGCCTGACCAGCCGTATCATCGGCGCCAGCCCGGCGGAAGTCATGGAACTGCGACTGATGGTCGAGCCGCAGGCGGCAGAGCTGGCCGCTGGGCGGGCCACCGCGGCGGATCTCCACCGGATGGAGGAATGCCTGGCCCATGCCGAGCGCGCCCAGGACATTCCGGAGTTCGAACATTGGGACGGCATGCTGCACGTGGCGATCATCGGCGCGGCCAAGAACGGCTTGCTGGCGGATGTTTACGACGCAATCAACGCCATCCGAAACCAGCCGGAATGGGCGCGCCTAAAGGTGCGCAGCCTCACGCCGGCGCGGCGTGCCGTTTATGAGGAGCAGCACCGGCGCATCGTCAGCGCGCTCAAGGATCGTGATGGGGATCAGGCCCGTGCCGCCCTTCAGGAGCATCTGCTGCAAGTCCGCACCAACCTCCTGGGAAGCTGA
- a CDS encoding metal-dependent hydrolase family protein, with protein MQTTLFTNVRVLDSTGEQPFAGEVLVQGNRIAEISRQEGTISRDAHRHVNGGGATLMPGLIDSHLHLSWNNQPTLAAIQQMPPEEHVLFAADMAKLVLDAGFTAGFGAAAAKPRLDVVIRNAINAGQIPGPRYRAAGQEIATPGGLGDTSPPHIEHEGLNFGMIVSGPEEVRRAVRKFIKYGVDNIKLNLSGEEITGVGAEVTPMAREEIAVAVSEAKMHGKTLCAHARSSKSVKLCVEFGIDGIFHASYADEEALDMLEAVKDRHFVAPGLAWLLTTAREAGAYGIAPGSPLSQQYERELEIAVDSMRKMHKRGIRVLPGGDYGFAWQPHGTNARDLEIFVNMLGFTPMEALVAATRYAGQIMGMGDELGMVREGCLADLLLVDGDPLADVTILQDRKRLLAIMKDGVFHKAPEALAPRDRV; from the coding sequence ATGCAAACGACTCTCTTCACCAACGTGCGCGTCCTCGACAGCACCGGCGAGCAGCCTTTCGCCGGCGAAGTGCTGGTCCAAGGCAACCGCATCGCCGAGATTTCCAGACAGGAAGGGACGATCTCCCGCGACGCGCACCGCCATGTGAACGGCGGCGGCGCCACGCTGATGCCGGGCCTCATCGACTCGCACCTGCACCTGTCGTGGAACAACCAGCCCACGCTCGCGGCCATTCAGCAGATGCCGCCGGAAGAGCATGTCCTCTTCGCCGCCGACATGGCCAAGCTGGTGCTGGACGCCGGCTTCACGGCGGGCTTCGGCGCCGCCGCCGCCAAGCCCCGCCTGGACGTGGTGATCCGCAACGCGATCAACGCGGGCCAGATCCCCGGACCGCGATACCGCGCGGCGGGCCAGGAGATCGCCACGCCCGGCGGGCTTGGCGACACCTCGCCGCCGCACATCGAGCATGAGGGCCTGAATTTCGGCATGATCGTGTCCGGGCCGGAGGAGGTCCGCCGCGCCGTCCGCAAGTTCATCAAATACGGTGTCGACAACATCAAGCTGAACCTGTCGGGCGAGGAGATCACCGGCGTCGGGGCCGAGGTGACCCCGATGGCGCGCGAAGAGATCGCGGTGGCGGTGAGCGAAGCCAAGATGCATGGGAAGACCCTGTGCGCGCACGCGCGCTCCTCCAAATCGGTCAAGCTCTGCGTCGAGTTCGGCATCGATGGCATCTTCCACGCCTCCTACGCGGACGAGGAAGCCCTGGACATGCTGGAGGCGGTGAAGGACCGGCACTTCGTGGCGCCCGGCCTGGCGTGGCTGCTCACCACGGCGCGGGAAGCGGGCGCGTATGGCATCGCCCCCGGGTCGCCGCTGTCGCAGCAGTACGAACGCGAGTTGGAGATCGCCGTCGACAGCATGAGGAAGATGCACAAGCGCGGCATCCGGGTCCTCCCCGGCGGCGACTACGGGTTCGCGTGGCAGCCGCATGGCACGAACGCCCGCGACCTTGAGATCTTCGTGAATATGCTCGGCTTCACGCCGATGGAGGCGCTGGTTGCGGCGACCCGGTATGCCGGGCAGATCATGGGCATGGGCGACGAGTTGGGCATGGTCCGGGAAGGCTGTCTGGCCGACCTGCTGCTGGTCGATGGCGATCCTCTCGCGGACGTCACCATCCTGCAGGACCGGAAGCGTCTTCTGGCGATCATGAAGGACGGCGTCTTCCACAAGGCGCCGGAAGCCCTCGCCCCGCGCGATCGCGTCTGA
- a CDS encoding LacI family DNA-binding transcriptional regulator, protein MTDTGAAKRPPTIDDVLRLRAAEPLPSSDGDPVEGAARDGAAPPRIVEIARLAGVSPITVSRALRQPEKVAEAKRRKILEIVERTGYATNPHARALRSGQSNIVAAFVSNLQSQQFCLAVQGCGEVLEPQGYQLMIGQTSYSYAKETTMIQSLREMRPAAVMFTGVIEIEENRRALRALGIPIMETWAYPRDPIDMLVGFSNIDSGRLAAEHFAERGYRRIGFIGRRSGRGALRLTGFREGARAAGLDIVAELSVDGVSSMVDGRRALGNLLSRNAAVEAVFCANDLLATGALLEARRLGMRLPDDIAILGFGHNDIAEELPPGLTTIGIDSRDLGRQAGSMILQRMRGEMPSEPTRAVELTLTRRGSS, encoded by the coding sequence ATGACTGACACGGGTGCGGCAAAGCGGCCGCCGACCATCGACGACGTCCTCCGCCTGCGGGCAGCGGAACCGCTTCCCTCAAGCGACGGGGACCCGGTCGAAGGGGCGGCCCGCGACGGGGCGGCTCCGCCGCGCATCGTCGAGATCGCCCGGCTTGCCGGGGTTTCGCCGATCACCGTCTCGCGCGCCCTGCGTCAGCCGGAGAAGGTGGCCGAGGCCAAGCGCCGCAAAATCCTGGAGATCGTGGAGCGCACCGGCTACGCCACCAACCCCCATGCCCGTGCGCTGAGGTCCGGCCAGTCGAACATCGTCGCCGCCTTCGTTTCGAATCTGCAGAGCCAGCAGTTCTGCCTCGCCGTGCAGGGCTGCGGCGAGGTTCTGGAGCCTCAGGGCTACCAGTTGATGATCGGACAGACCTCTTACTCCTACGCCAAGGAGACGACGATGATCCAGTCGCTGCGCGAGATGCGTCCGGCGGCGGTGATGTTCACCGGCGTCATCGAGATCGAGGAGAACCGGCGGGCTTTGCGGGCGCTGGGAATCCCGATCATGGAGACCTGGGCCTATCCCCGCGACCCGATCGACATGCTGGTCGGCTTCTCGAACATCGACAGCGGCCGCCTGGCGGCCGAGCATTTCGCCGAGCGCGGCTATCGTCGCATCGGCTTCATCGGCCGCCGCAGCGGCCGCGGCGCCCTTCGCCTCACCGGCTTCCGCGAGGGCGCCCGCGCCGCCGGTCTCGACATCGTCGCCGAACTGTCGGTCGACGGGGTGAGCAGCATGGTCGACGGCCGCCGCGCGCTTGGCAACCTCCTGTCGCGCAACGCGGCGGTCGAGGCGGTGTTCTGCGCCAACGACCTGCTGGCGACCGGCGCGTTGCTGGAGGCGCGCCGGCTGGGCATGCGCCTGCCCGACGACATCGCCATCCTCGGCTTCGGCCACAACGACATCGCGGAAGAGCTGCCGCCCGGACTGACCACCATCGGGATCGACAGCCGCGATCTCGGCCGCCAAGCCGGATCAATGATCCTGCAACGGATGCGCGGCGAGATGCCTTCGGAACCGACCCGCGCCGTCGAGCTGACGCTGACCCGCCGCGGCAGCAGCTGA